The Microlunatus soli genome contains the following window.
TGCGTGCCCGGCAGGCGGTGGTGATAGCCACCGGTAGCAGCGCCCAGTTGCCGCCGATCCGCGGTCTGGACGACGCGGCACCGTGGACCAGTCGGGAGGCCGCGGCGACACAGACGATTCCGGACCGGTTGGCGGTCATCGGCGGCGGGGTGGTCGGATCGGAGATGGCGACCGCGTTCAGCGCTCTCGGCTCGCAGGTGACGCTGATCTCCCAGGCCCGGTTGCTGCCGGCGGTCGAGGCGTTCGCCGGTGATCTGGTGGCCGAGGGACTCCGCAACGCGGGTGTCGACCTGCATCTCGGCGTCGATGCGACCGAGGTCCGCCGCGACGGCGACAGAACCGTGCGGTTGTCGCTCTCCGACGGACAGGAGATCGATGCCGACGAGGTCCTGGTGGCGACCGGACGCACGCCGAACACCGAGGACCTCGGTCTTGATCAACTCGGTCTCGCCGCCGGTAGTTGGCTGTCGGTGGACGACGCTTTGGCGGTGCTCGGCGACGATGATCAACCCGTCGCTCCAGGGGCGGTCGGCAGGGCCTGGCTGTACGCGGCCGGCGACGTGAACCGGAGAGCCATGCTCACCCATCACGGCAAGTACCAGGCCCGCGCCCTCGGCGATGCGATCGCCGCCCGAGCTCATGGGAAGGAACCGGATCTCGACACCTGGGGTCGGCATGCGGTGACCGCTGATGATCGTGCGGTCACCCAGGTGATCTTCACCGACCCGGAGGTTGCCGTCGTCGGGCTGTCGGCCGAAGGCGCCGCCGTGGCCGGCTTTGCGACCAGGATTGTTGATCATGATCTCGGCGCGGTTGCCGGTGCCGCGCTGCACGCCGACGGCTACCGCGGCCGAGCACGGATGATCATCGATCAGGACCGCAACGTGCTGATCGGCTTCACGGCGGTCGGCCCCGATGTCGCCGAACTGCTGCACGCGGCGACGATCGCGATCACCGGCGAAGTGCCGCTGGACCGGCTCTGGCACGCGGTGCCCGCCTACCCGACGATCAATGAGATCTGGCTCCGGCTGCTCGAGACCGACGGACGCGATCACTGATCCGTACCGCCTCAGAAGTCCCACCCGAGAAGCAGAAGTTCCATCACACAAGGAGAATCATCATGACCGAAGCCGTCTACACCGCGATCGCCACCTCGACCGGAGACGGGCGAGCCGGAGGCCGGGCGACCAGCGACGACGGGTTGATCGACCTCAGTCTCGCCATCCCCCAGGAGATGGGTGGTCCGGGCGGGGCGACCAATCCCGAGCAGCTCTTCGCCGCGGGCTGGGCGGCCTGCTTCCACTCGGCGCTGAAGGCGGTCGCCGCGGCCCGCAAGATCACCATCAATGATTCCGCCGTCGTCGCGGAGGTCGGGCTGCTTCCGACTGCGGAGGGCGGCTTCGGACTGTCGGCCGATCTGCATGTCGAGGTCGGCGGAGTCGAGCAGGCGACAGCCGATGCGCTGGTCGCGGCGGCACACCAGGTCTGCCCCTACTCCAATGCCACCAACGGCAACATCCCGGTTACGATCGACGCCACGGTTGCGTGAACCGATCAGCGGTGTGGTCGGCGGGCAGCGGTGACCGCCAAGGTCGTGTACTCCATGGTGAAGCTGCCGCCGACCTCGTCCACCGCCCGGCCCACCGCCGTGAGAATGGCGTCCAGTTGGTCAGGACCGAGCTGGGTCAACCCGCCGGTGGTGGGCAGCAATTCCAGCCACTGCTCGCGGGTGTAGCTGCACTGCCAGTCGTGCCGCCATTGCTCGGGCTCGGCGAATCGCCCTGACTCGCGGATCCGGTCCGCTATGGCGGCGTACATCGACTGATAGAGCTGCACCGGCCGGCGGCCCGATTGTCGGTCGAAGGGCGAGTCGGGCACGGCCTGGGTGTAGGCGTCGGTGAACGCCTCGGCGATCGGGTCCGGCGGCTCGAAGACGTGGCCGAAGATCGCCAACACACCGTCCGGTCGCAGCACCTCGGCGGCCTTGGCCGGTCCGGCGACCGGGTCGATCCAGTGCCAGGACTGTGCCGCGGTCACGGCGTCGAAGCGGCGCCCGGCGGGATCCCAGTCCTCGAAGGTCGCCACCTCGACCGGCAGTCGGCCGGCCCCTGCGAAGGCGGCCATCCGGGCGTCGGGCTCGACGCCGAGCACCGTGCAGCCGGCGTCGACGAACTGGCGGCCGGCGATGCCGGTGCCGCATCCGACATCGAGCAGGTCCGGTCCCGGTGCGGTGTCGACGATCCGCCGGATCAGGGCCGCGGGATAGCTCGGCCGAGCGCGGTCGTAGCGCGCGGCGTCGGTGCCGAACGACTCGGCCATCTGCCGCGCTCGATGCGGATCGTGGGAGGCGGGCGGCGACGGTAAAGTGGGCATGCGGTCACCTTAGTGGGCGGGTGCCCATTAGCCAACGATCGACGGCCCGACGAGCACGGAAGGAGGCACCGGATGCCGACCGGAGTGCATCTGCGCGATGCCCGGCAGCGCCTGTTCGATGCCGCGGAGGTGCTGCTACTCAGGGACGGGCCGAACGCGCTGACGAGTCGCGCGGTCACCGAACAGGCGGGGGTGGCCAAGGGCGTCCTGCATCGCCACTTCAGCGACTTCGACGACTTCCTGGTCGCACTCGTGCTGGATCGCGCCACCGGACTGGAAGCCCAATCGGCCGAGCTCACCGCTGCGGTCGGCGACGGCTCCGTCGCCGACAATCTGACGACCGCGCTGACGTCGCTGTTCGGGCCGGTGCCGGTGGCGATCATTCCCTTGATCACGTTCCGCGACGAGCTCCGCCGACGACTCCGGGCCGCGTTGCCCGGCGGCGGCATCGCGATCCTCTCCCAGGCCACCACGGCGATCTCGGAATACCTCTCCGCCGAACGCGCCCGCGGACGGATCGCCGCCGAAGCCGACATCGGCTCGCTCACCCTCTCGCTGGTCGGCGGCGGGCACCTGCTGCATGCCGACCGCGAACCCGGACCACCATCGCGGGCGACGGTGCAGAAGTTCGTGGACGGCGTCGTCGCCGACGTCGTACGGCGCGCCGATCGAGGAGGCCCGACGCAGAACGCGATCTCATCGCCGTCGCGAGCGACCGACTGAGCCTGCCTCGGTCAGGTCGGAACCGGTGAGATCGCGTTCCGCCTGGTCGTGGAGAACTGATTCGGCCGTGCGGACATATACCGGGTGACGATTGGAGCGCTTGATGCCGAATGATCAAACCCGGCGCAGTCCACCGCCCGGCTCACAGCGATCGACGGTGGAACGGTTGCGGGGAGGATCCTCGCAGGCGATGGCCGACGTGTTCGCCGAGCACGTCGACACCATCTACAACTACTGCTACCGCCGGGCCGGATCCTGGGAGACCGCAGAGGATCTGACCTCGCAGGTGTTCCTGACCGCCTGGCACCAGCATCACCGGGTGATCGCCAACGATGCCGGGTCCGTGCTGCCCTGGCTGTATGGCGTTGCGACCAACGTCTGCCGCAACCATCAGCGTTCCCGACGTCGGCACCTCGCGGCCTTGCCCCGCCTCGCCGCTGTCGAGCGTGTCACCTCCGGAGATCCGCCGGCACTCGATGATCAAGTGATCGACCGGCTCAGCCGACAGGGACGGCTGCGCCGAGCCCTGGACCGGTTGGCTTCCTTGTCGACGGCAGACCAGGAAGCTTTCGTCTTGGTCTGCTGGGAAGAACTCAGCTACGCCGACGCCGCCGCGGCGCTCGGGATCCGGATCGGGACGGTGAAGTCCCGCGTCGCCCGGGTCCGACGCGCACTGCGGTCGGCAGACCATTCAGCAGCCCCCCGCGCCGGTCTCGCCGGCGCCGAGTAGGAGCACCGAACGATGTCAGACCAGCTCGCCCCTCCGCCCCGCCGTGCGGCGCCCGACGCTCTGCGCCGACGGATCGAACAGGAACTCCGTCAGGCGCCGCAGCCCGGCCGCCGGCGGCAGACGCTGCGAATGATCGTGCCGATCGCCGCCGCGACCGTCCTGGTCGCCGGGATCGGCGGCACCACCGCGATCCGCAACCTGCACCACCAGCACGACATCGTCGTCACGCCGGCAGCATCGCCGCGCGCGACCACGACAACGTCGCCTCCGGACCGGTCCACCGAACCCGGAGCCACCCGACCGATGTCCGAAGCCGAGATCGCCCACGACACCAAGACCTGCACCGCACCCGACCCGTCAGCGGCAATGCCGATCCCGCGCAAGGGCACGGCGAAGGCCATCTATGCGACCGTCCAGCCACCCATCGGCAACCGGACCGAGCCGACGTCGCACCGGATCCTGTTCGTCGCCGATGAGCAGGGGACGTTCAGTTGTATCGACGGACGCCAGAGGTTCTGGTCCGATCACGGTCAGGACGACGACAACCGCGCCAGCCCCGACGCCGCCGCCGTTGTCGATCCGGCCGGCGACAGCGGGTCCTCGCAGACCTGCGGCCCGGACCACCCGGCGCGCGTCGACACCCAGGCCCTGCTGCAGATCAAGAAGAGCCGCGCCGAACAAGCCCGGGTCAAGATCAACTCCGGCGGACGGCCGGTGATCGAGCCGACGGCCGTCCCGATCCGGGACGGCTGGATCTTCGTCCCGATCGAGATGACCGGTGCCGCGGCACGGAAGCAGTTGATGATCACCGTCGAGGTCCTCGACGCCGCCGGTGACCGGCTGCCGATCCAGCCCTACGCCCCCGGCGACACCCAGACCGTGAAGAAGCTGACGCTCTCGGTCGAACGCTGCCAATAGGGCAGCTTGGACCGCGAGATCGAGGGGCGCTGGCGGGCGGAGTGCCCCAAAACCGTGGGACCGCCGACCCCGCCCGGGCACAGAGCCGGGTGGGGTGGGCGACGGTTCGCGGTGGGTCGGGCGTTTGCGCTCTTCCTGCGCCCACTGGTGACTGATCAACTGTGCTTGTTGATCAATCACCGTCCGAGGCGCAGGAAGAGTGCGAGGGCGAGAACCGTCGCCCACCCCACCCGGCGGACGTCACCACCGCCTCTCTTCGCAACCCGGCAGCCACGTCCTTCGACAGAGCTCGGAACCCTTCGACAAGCTCAAGACGCGACGCGGGAAATGGTGAAGGACAGCCCGAGGTCGGAGTCGCGGTGCCAGGAGTCCTCCGGAGTGGCTTCGGAGATTGAGGTCGCGAGGACCTCCTCGGCGACCGAACCGGCGTGCTCGCGGAGGGCGTCGGCAAGATCACCGGAGGCCGACCAGGCGACGGTGATCCGGTCCGAGACGGCGAAGCCGGATCCCTTGCGGGTCTCCTGGATGAGCCGGACCACCTCACGGGCCAGCCCGGCGCGTACCAGCTCGGGGGTGAGGTTGAGGTCCAGCGCGACGGTCTCGCCCTGCTCGTTGATCACCGACCAGCCTTCGCGGGGGCGTTCGCTGATCAACACGTCGTCGGCGAACACCTCGACCGGTTCGTCGAAACCGGGAACCGTCAACGCGAAGCTGCCACCGTCGGCAACGGCGGCGGCCAACGCACCGCCATCGGCGGCGGCGACGGCCTGGGCCACGACCGGGGTCTGTTTGCCGAATCGCTTGCCCAGCGCACGGAAGTTGCCCTTCGCGTTGTGATCGACGAGCTCGCCGGCCTCGGAGAACGGTTCGACCGCGACCACGTTCAACTCGGCGGCGATCTGGCCCCGGAGCTCATCGGTCAGTCGGGCCTGCAGGGCGGTCGGGACCAGGATCCGAGCCAGCGGCTGCCGGACCCGCATCTTGGCCTCCGAACGGGCGGCGCGCCCCAGCTCCACCAGCCGCTGGGTGATCGCCATCTGCTCGGCAAGCTCGTTGTCGATCATGGATTCGTCGGCCGTCGGCCAGCTCGTCTGGTGCACCGAGTCGTATTGGGTGCTGCCGGAGGCGACGAACAGGTCGGACCAGACGCGTTCGGTGATGAACGGCGCCAGTGGCGCCATCAGCCGGGTCAGTACGTTCAGGGTGTCGTGCAGGGTCTGCAGGGCTCCGGGCTCGCCGTCCCAGAACCGGCGGCGGGACCGCCGGACGTACCAATTGGACAGGGCGTCGACGAAGTCGGTGATCGCGGTACCGGCCCGCAGCGTGTCGAAGGCCTCGAGTGCTGCGGTGACCTCCTTGATCAGGAGTTGGGTCTGCGAGCTGAGCCAGCGATCCAGGACGTGTCGCTGGTGATCAGATACCGGCCCGTCGACAGGCTCAGGGCCCTTGTGGAGTTGGGGAGTCCAGCTGTTGGCGCCGGCGTAGAGCGCCTGGAAGGAGACGGCGTTCCAGTAGGTCAGCAGCACTTTGCGGACGGTCTCGCCGATGGTCTGGTGCCCGACCCGACGGGACGCCCAGGGCGATCCACCGGCGGCCATGAACCAGCGGACGGCGTCGGCGCCGTGGGTGTCCATCAATGCGATGGGTTCGAGGATGTTGCCCAGATGCTTGCTCATCTTGCGGCCGTCCTCGGCCAGGATGTGTCCCAGGCAGACCACGTTGCGGTAGGAGTTCTGGTCGAACACCAGGGTGCTGACCGCCATCAGCGAGTAGAACCAGCCGCGGGTCTGGTCGATCGCCTCGCAGATGAAGTCGGCCGGGAAGGCGGCCTCGAAGCGTTCCTTGGATCCCTCGACATGCGGGAATCCCCACTGGGCAAAGGGCATCGAGCCCGAATCGAACCAGGCATCGATCACCTCGGGCACCCGACGGTAGGTGCCGTCCTCGCCGTCGATGGTGAAGGTGACGTCGTCGATGAACGGTCGATGCGGATCAAGATCAGCAAGATCCTGTCCGGCCAGCGTCGACAGCTCGGCCAGCGACTCGACGCAGATGATCTTGGTCGGGTCGGCATCGTTGCGCCAGATCGGCAGCGGTGTACCCCAATAGCGGCTGCGGGACAGTGCCCAGTCGATGTTGTTGTTCAACCAGTCGCCGTAGCGGCCGTGCTTGATCGTCTCCGGATGCCAACTGGTGGCCTCGTTCTCCCGGATCAGGGCGTCCTTGGCGCTGGTGGTCCGGATGTACCAGGAGGGCAGCGCGTAGTAGATCAACGGCGTGTGGCAGCGCCAACAATGCGGGTAGGAGTGGGCGTAGTCCTGGCGCCGGAACAGCAGGCCACGATGATCAAGATCGGCCACCAGAGCTTCGTCGGCGGTCTTGAAGAAGACGCCGCCGACCAGCGGCACCTCGTCGGAGAACTCGCCGTCGGTCTTGACCGGGTTGACGATCGGCAGACCGTTGGCCCGGCAGATCGCGAAGTCGTCGGCACCGAAGGCCGGTGCCTCGTGCACCACACCGGTGCCGTCCTCGGTGGTGACGAAGTCGGCGGCCAGCACGGTGTGCACCGGCGCATCGGTCTGCGGGAAGTCCACCAGCGTGAACGGCCGCCGGTACGGCGTACCCACCAGCTCCGATCCCGGCAGCTCGGCCAGCACCTCGCTGTCCTCGCCCAGCACCTGCTCCCGCAACGCGGCGGCCACGACGAGGTGCTCGCCGTCGGCGGTCCGGGCGACGACGTAGTCGACGGCGGGGTTGACCGCGGTCGCGGTGTTGGAGACCAGCGTCCACGGGGTGGTGGTCCAGATCAGCAGCGCCACGTCGCCGAATTGATCATGAAGGGGCCCGGCGGTGATCGGGAAGCGGACGTAGACCGACGGGTCGGTGATCGTCTCGTAGCCCTGGGCCAGTTCATGATCACTGAGGCCGGTGCCGCAGCGCGGGCAGTACGGCGTGACCCGGTAGTCCTCGACCAGCAGACCGCGGGAGAAGATCTGCTTGAGCGCCCACCATTCCGACTCGATGTAGGAGGTGTCCATCGTCCGGTAGGGGTGGTCGGTGTCCACCCAGTAGCCCATCCGGGTGGTCAGCTCGGTGAAGGCGTCGACATGCCGGGTCACCGACTCCCGGCACTTGGCGTTGAATGCCTCGACGCCGTACGCCTCGATCTCAGGCTTGCCGTTGATGCCGAGCTCCTTCTCCACGGCGATCTCGACCGGCAGCCCGTGGCAGTCCCAGCCACCCTTGCGGTCGACGTGGTAGCCCTGCATGGTGCGGAACCGTGGGAACACGTCCTTGAAGACCCGGGCTTCGATGTGGTGCGTGCCGGGCATCCCGTTGGCGGTCGGCGGGCCCTCGTAGAAGGTCCAACGCGGCTTGCCCTCCGAGGCCGTCAGGGTGCGTTCGAAGGTGTCCTCGGCCCGCCAGCGATCGATGATCTGGTGCTCCATCGCGACCAGGTCGACCTGGGCCGGCACCTGTCGGTAGCCGGTCCGGGTCGGTTCGGCGGTTGCCCTGTGCGGGTTCGGATCCGTGGTCCGGGCAGGGCTGTGATCGGGATGGGTCACGGTGGTGGTTCCTCGCGTGCGTCTACCTGGCGAAGGGACGAACTCCGGTCGCTCGACCGGGCCGCGGTACCACCCTCCTTGATGCCCACACCGGGACATCCACTCAACTGTTGCCGCTGGTGGTTCTACTGGGCTGACGCCGTTCTTCCACCGACTCCGAGGTGATAGCCCCATCACTGCCGTGCGACCGCACGGAATTCTACGCCCTACAGCCGAATCGGCGATTGTGGGGAAGATCGGGCCTCGACTACCCGGTTCGCTCTTCCCCAAGAACGAACAGGTCCGCCGGCCCGGTGACCGTCCAGCCGGCTTGGGGGTAGCCGCGGGTGGTGAACGGGGTCCCGGAGACCGGGTAGGCCTCGACGACCGAACCGTCGACCCACACCTCGGCCGGCCCGTCGAGCTCGAGCACCGGCTCGCCGTCGACGGCCAGCGATCCCGGCCCGGCGAACCGGATCAGGAAGGCATGGTCGGTGATCAGCCGATCCGCGACGCCGAGCGCCGGCCCGATCAGTGCCGACAACTCGGCAGCCGGACGGCTGACGAGCTGTCCGTCGCGGAGCGCGAGTTCGCGGGGCAGGGTGAGGCTGCCGGCCCAACCGGCAGCGTCGGCCGCGGCCTGCTCACGCAGCTCCCAGGACCAGCCCCACAGCATCGTCCGGTCGCCGGCGACCACCGCCTGGGGTGCATAGAACGCAGGACCGGAGTCGAGCAGGCCACCGCGCTGCGGCCGGAAGCGCAACTGCAGATCGTCGGTGACCTCCAGGTCTCCGACCAGATAGCGCACCCGGTTCTCGTGGGCGTTGATCCCGGTCGACGCGCCGACCCCGTTCGATACCGTCTCGTTGGATCCCATCAGGGACAGGATCAGCACCCAGCGACCGTCCACCGGCACCAGGTTGGGGCACTCCCAGATGTTGCAGCCGGCGACCGAGGCCGCGATCGGGTCGGAGGTGTCGACCAGGGTGCCGGCCGGCTGCCAGTCGGTCAGATCGTCGACCCGGTAGACCAGCACGGCGGGGTCGCCGTCGCGGTGGCCGCCACCCAGGACCGCCCACCGGTGACCGCCGTGGTGCAGCACGAACGGGTCCCGGGAGTCACTGAACCGATCGGGGTCCGGCATCGGCAGCACTGAGCGGTCCTGCTGCTGCCAGTCCACCAACTGTCGGTCGCTGCGGGCCAGCAGCACCTCCGAATGCCCGGAGCCGTCGACGACACCGGAGTAGACCGCGGTCGGGGTGCCGCCGTCGTCGACGACGCAACCGGTCCAGCAGCCGAAGCTGTCCGGCCGGCCGTCCCTCGGCTGCAGTGCCGCCGGATGGTTCGTCCAGGTCAGCAGATCGGGCGAGGACAGGTGCCCCCAATGGATCCGTTCGGAATGCGCCGCCCGCGGATTCCACTGGAAGAACACGTGCCACCGGCCGTCGATGTGGGCCAGTCCGTTCGGGTCGTTGACCCAGCCCCGGCCCGGACGTGGGTGCAGCGCCGGGAAGAGGCGGTCCGCTGCGGAGGTGCTGACGTCGCTGTCGGTCACGTGCTGTTCTCCCTGGGTCGAGATCTCGGTCGCGGCTGCCGGACGGTGCAGCGATCAGACGATTGAACGGGAGCTAGGGCGTGTCCCGCAACCTCGCGGCGTAGCGAGCGGTGTCCAGTGCGTGCGCGCTGACGGCGGCGGAGGAGGGAGTAAGGGCTGGGTGCCCTTTTGACTGACGACAACGCCGTCAGCGTACGTGCTGGGCGCCGCGCAGTAGCCGCGAGGTTGCGGGACACGCCCCAGGCTCCCGGCGCCACCCCCGGCACCGTTCCTGCTCAGGGAACGAGAAATCGGCTGCGACCACGGCCGCGGTCGACCGTAGGATCTCCGCCGGAAGCACCGGACGGAGATGATCATGAAACGATCGCTGAGCTTCGGCAGCGTCGCCGAGGCCTATGAACGGTATCGGCCCGGCTACCCCGACCGGCTGGCGGAGTTGATCATCGAGCAGGCCGCGTCGTCCGGGGCGGCGGAGATCGCGACCGCGATCGAGATCGGTGCCGGGACCGGTAAGGCCACCCGGGTGATCGCGGCGGCGGGGATCGCGGTGACCGCCACCGAACCCGATCCGGCGATGCTCGCCGTCCTGGAACGCGCATGCGACGGGCTCGGAGTCGGTACGGTTTGTGCCGCCTTCGAAGACCCCGCGGTCGATGATCTTGGTCCGGTCGATCTGCTCTACGCCGCTGCGGCTCTGCACTGGACCGACCCGCAGGGCCGCTGGGACCGGATCGCTCGCCTGGTCCGGCCCGGCGGGCTGGTCGCCTCCTTCGGCGGGCCGACCGACGGTGACGCGGAGGTGGCGGCGATCGAGCAGCAGGTGCTGGCCGAGCACGGGGTGCAGGTGACGGCACCCGGTCCGATCGCCGACGGTACGACGATGGAGTGGCCCGGCAACGAACTGCTCGCGGACGACCGGTTCACCGACGTACGGGAAACGGTCCTGCCGCGGCGGTTGAGGTATACCCGGGACGACTTCCTCGGTCTGCTGAACACGATCTCGGCCTACCGGACCCTGGACGACCCGACCCGCGCGGCGGTCTTCGCCGAGCTGGACAGCCGACTGCCCGCCGAGATCGATCTTGCTGCCGACCTGACGATGCACACCGCTCGCCGCGTCGGGGTGTCACCCGGATCCTGACTTGTCGAAGGGCAGCCGGATCGGGCCGTGCATCGGCCCGTTCTTTGCGGCGTCTTCGACAGGCTCAGGAGCCTTGGCTGGAGGAGGAATCCTCGTGCTGGGAGGAGCGCAGGGCGCGAGGCGCGGCGGTGAGCTGCGGGGGTTCGCGGACCTCGTGGCGCGGGAAGACCCAGAGCCGCATCATCAGGTACTGGTACAGGCCCTCGACGCAGGCGGACAGCACCCGGGCGACCAGATATTGCACGCCCAGCACCTCCAGCACGGTGGAGAAACCGAGGATCCAGATCAGGTAGTTGCTGACGATGACGACCAGCTGCTTGCCGGACTGCTTGGCGATGTTGCCGTGCGCCTGGAAGTTCAGCCACCGGTTGAGGAAGAAGTTGACGACGCTGGCGACCGCGTAGCCCAGCGTGACCGAGATCGGGTAGGGCACACCGAGCCCGCCATGCAGCACGGCGAGCACCAGCAGATCGATCAGGAAGCCGGTCAGTCCGAGGATCGCGAAGCCGATCCAGGTGACCGGGATCCAGGACAGGAAGGACGGCAGCAGTGCATGCAGCTGGGTCGTCACCCGGCGGAACGTCTCGGCAGGACTCCGTCGGGCGGACGTCTGCTGTGACGACTCGTCGGATTGCGGCAGCACTCTGCCATGATTCCACGCAACGCAACCGGCGCAGAATCCGGGAACGCCCTGATCAGCTCGTTGGCGGGAATGCCAGCGGTCCTTGATTGTTGAAGCATCCGTGAAGAAGATCGGATTCCTGTCCTTCGGCCACTGGTCCGACGCGCCCGGCTCACAGGCGACCACCGGCGCCGACGTGCTGCAGCAGTCGATCGAGCTGGCGGTGGCGGCCGAGGAGTTGGGTGCCGATGGCGCCTACTTCCGGGTGCACCACTTCGCCCGCCAGCTCGGCAGCCCGTTCCCGTTGTTGGCCGCGGTCGGCGCCCGCACCAGCAGGATCGAGATCGGTACCGGCGTGATCGACATGCGGTACGAGAATCCGCTGGCGATGGTGGAGAACGCGGGTGCCGCCGACCTGATCGCCGGTTCCCGACTGCAGCTCGGCATCTCCCGAGGGTCGCCGGAGCAGGTGATCGACGGCTGGCGGCATTTCGGGTACGCACCCGCCGAGGGTGAGACCGATGCGGAGCTGGCCCGCCGACACACCGCGATCCTGCTCGAACTGCTGAAGGGTGAGGGCTTCGCCGAGCCCAACCCTCGGCCGATGTTCCCCAACCCGCCCGGGCTGCTGCGGCTGGAGCCGTACTCGCCGGGCCTGCGGGACCGGATCTGGTGGGGTGCGGCGTCCGACGCCACCGCCGTCTGGACCGCCGAGCAGGGCATGAACCTGATGAGTTCGACGCTCAAGCAGGACGAGAGCGGCAAACCGTTCCACGTGCAACAGGCCGAGCAGATCGAGGCGTTCCGGCAGGCCTGGCGGCAGGCCGGTCACGACCGCGAACCGCGGGTCTCGATCAGCCGGTCGATCTTTGCGATCACCGATGATCTCGATCGGGCGTACTTCGGTGGCGGCGGTGAGGAACGCGACCAGATCGGCAACATCGACAACATGCGCGCGGTCTTCGGCCGCAGCTACGCCGACGAGCCGGACAAGCTGATCGAACAACTCCGCCAGGACGAGGCGATCGCGGCGGCGGACACGCTGCTGCTCACCGTCCCCAACCAGCTCGGCGTGGACTACAACGCGCACGTGCTGGAAGCCATCCTGGAGCACGTGGCGCCCGCCCTCGGCTGGCGCTGAACCCCGTACCCGATCCCTGGCGACCTCGCCCGAACATCAACTCCTGAAGGGAATCTGCATCCATGAGCACGATTGCGATCATCGGCGGTACCGGCTACACCGGCACCAACCTGGCCACCGAGGCCGTCGCCCGGGGACATCGGGTGACCTCGTTCAGCCGGAACCCACCGGCGGAGGCGGTCGGCGGCGTCGACTATCAGCACGGCACCTCGAGCGAAGCGGTCCGAGTGGTCGGCGGAACAGATGCGGTGATCGCCACGCTGTCACCTCGGGGAGACAGTCTGGGCACCCTGCAGGACACCTACCGGGCACTGGCCGCGGCGGCGATCGATGCCGGCTCGCGGCTGCTGGTCGTCGGTGGCTACAGCTCGCTGCGGCCGGCCGAAGGTCAGCCCCGTTTCGTCGAGGGAGAGTTGGACGAGCGGTTCGCAGCAGAGGCGCAGGAGATGGACGCGATCCGCGGCTGGCTGGTGGACAACGCACCCGAGGGGCTGAACTGGACCTTCGTCAGCCCGGCCGGCGCGTACGGTGCCTGGGCAGCCGGTGAGCGGACCGGCAGCTATCGACTCGGCGGCGAGGTGGCGCTCTACGACGCCGACGGCAAGTCCGAGATCTCCGGCCCCGACTTCGCGGTCGCGCTCATCGACGAGATCGAACAGCCGGCCCACGAACGCGAGCACATCAGCGTCGCCTACTGACCCCACCGCCCCACCCCCACCCCACCCCGTTCCCGCGCAGTTCGCGGTTCCGGCGAAGCCTGTAGCGCGCGCTGAAACCGCAAAACCGCGCGGGAACGGGTTGTCGGATGCGGTGAGCGGCGGGAGTTTCAGTAGGGTGCCGTGTCATGGCTCCTGGCACGCTGTTGATCGCCGGCTCGATCGCGACCGACCATCTGATGACCTTCAACGGGAAGTTTGCCGACTCACTGGTGGTGGACCAACTCGACAAACTCTCGGTCTCCTTCCTGGTCGACGACCTGGAGATCCGTCGCGGTGGCGTGGCCGCCAACGTCTGCTTCGGGCTCGGCAAACTCGGGCTGCGGCCGGTGCTG
Protein-coding sequences here:
- a CDS encoding RNA polymerase sigma factor; amino-acid sequence: MADVFAEHVDTIYNYCYRRAGSWETAEDLTSQVFLTAWHQHHRVIANDAGSVLPWLYGVATNVCRNHQRSRRRHLAALPRLAAVERVTSGDPPALDDQVIDRLSRQGRLRRALDRLASLSTADQEAFVLVCWEELSYADAAAALGIRIGTVKSRVARVRRALRSADHSAAPRAGLAGAE
- a CDS encoding class I SAM-dependent methyltransferase yields the protein MPTLPSPPASHDPHRARQMAESFGTDAARYDRARPSYPAALIRRIVDTAPGPDLLDVGCGTGIAGRQFVDAGCTVLGVEPDARMAAFAGAGRLPVEVATFEDWDPAGRRFDAVTAAQSWHWIDPVAGPAKAAEVLRPDGVLAIFGHVFEPPDPIAEAFTDAYTQAVPDSPFDRQSGRRPVQLYQSMYAAIADRIRESGRFAEPEQWRHDWQCSYTREQWLELLPTTGGLTQLGPDQLDAILTAVGRAVDEVGGSFTMEYTTLAVTAARRPHR
- a CDS encoding organic hydroperoxide resistance protein; the protein is MIMTEAVYTAIATSTGDGRAGGRATSDDGLIDLSLAIPQEMGGPGGATNPEQLFAAGWAACFHSALKAVAAARKITINDSAVVAEVGLLPTAEGGFGLSADLHVEVGGVEQATADALVAAAHQVCPYSNATNGNIPVTIDATVA
- a CDS encoding TetR/AcrR family transcriptional regulator, whose amino-acid sequence is MPTGVHLRDARQRLFDAAEVLLLRDGPNALTSRAVTEQAGVAKGVLHRHFSDFDDFLVALVLDRATGLEAQSAELTAAVGDGSVADNLTTALTSLFGPVPVAIIPLITFRDELRRRLRAALPGGGIAILSQATTAISEYLSAERARGRIAAEADIGSLTLSLVGGGHLLHADREPGPPSRATVQKFVDGVVADVVRRADRGGPTQNAISSPSRATD
- a CDS encoding dihydrolipoyl dehydrogenase family protein, coding for MTTAEQNTTFDVLVIGAGPVGENVADRVVQGGLTAAIVERELVGGECSYWACMPTKALLRDAAALRAARALPAARRAVTGDLDAAAVLARRDRFASDWNDSGQVDWLDNAGISLIRGHGRITDTLTVTVTRDDDTTTVLRARQAVVIATGSSAQLPPIRGLDDAAPWTSREAAATQTIPDRLAVIGGGVVGSEMATAFSALGSQVTLISQARLLPAVEAFAGDLVAEGLRNAGVDLHLGVDATEVRRDGDRTVRLSLSDGQEIDADEVLVATGRTPNTEDLGLDQLGLAAGSWLSVDDALAVLGDDDQPVAPGAVGRAWLYAAGDVNRRAMLTHHGKYQARALGDAIAARAHGKEPDLDTWGRHAVTADDRAVTQVIFTDPEVAVVGLSAEGAAVAGFATRIVDHDLGAVAGAALHADGYRGRARMIIDQDRNVLIGFTAVGPDVAELLHAATIAITGEVPLDRLWHAVPAYPTINEIWLRLLETDGRDH